The Methanococcus voltae PS genomic interval TAAATACAACATTTGCTGGAATATATCAGATAGGTAAAATTAATAATACCATTATTGAAAACTGCATATTTGAAACCTGCGGGTCGGGCATAAGAGATAACACTATGTCTGGAATTTCATTTAATAATACATATCGAAATAATACATTTAACAATATTGTAATGTACTGCGTAGACTTATACAATAGCGAAGAATTAATTTTTGAAAACTGCGTATTTGAAAGATGTGCATACACATTTGATATAGCAAATTCAAACAAAATTACATTGGAAAATTGTGAATTTAATAAATGTATGTATGGAATAGAACTTCAGAATGTAAACGATTCATTAGTTACAAATTGTACTTTCAATGATACAGGTACCGGAATTAGGCACGTTGATTCTGGAAATAACACCGTATTTGAAAACTGTGTGTTTTTAAATGGACAGTATGGAATTTATAACGCAGGTTCTGGGGATTATTATATAAATAATACCTATAGAAGCAATTTGTTTAAAGGGATAGAAGACAGTGGAATAGAATATCAACACTATAAATTATTTGAAAACTGTACTGTAGAAAATAATAAATTTGAAAACTGCATGGAATATGGAATATGTATGGAAGGAGATAATAACTCTCAAAATTTAATAACTAACAATACATTTAATGATATAATATACGATGAACCCGAGGAATGTGACTTAGGAATAGCTATTTCAGTAGACTGTGAATTATTATTGGACAGTGAATTTAGCAATAATAACATTGAAAACTGTAGCCATACGGGAATCATTATTTGTACAGGGGATTTAAATAACACTACCGTATTCCAAAATAATATTAGTCACTGTAACAAGGTGGGAATCGGTATTTATACAGGGGATTTAAATAACACTACCGTATTCCAAAATAATATTAGTCACTGTGAACATGGATTAGAATCAGATTGTATTGGTTTGTATATCTATTTAAATAAATTTGAAAATAATTGGCAACATATTGCCCCAGGGACAGTAAGTACTAATTATATACATTCTCCAGTTATGACTTACTCATATAATGGTAAAACATACACTGGAAGACTTGGAAATTACTATGGTGAAGATTTAGGCGAAGAAGAAAACGGAATATATGTAAAACCATATGGCGATATATCAATGACTGTACATTAAAAGGGGTGAAATATTGAAAAATTCAACTTTAAATATACTACTATTATCCCTTTTACTCTTTGTAGTAGGGACTTGTAATGGATATTCAATAGAATATGATTGGGTAATAAATGAATCAGGGACATATACTCTTGAAGAAGACTTAATTATTTCGGAATATAAATATGGTATATTAATAAATGCGAGTAATGTTACAATTAATGGAAATAATTTTAAATTAATAGGTCATAACAATCATGATAATATAGGAATACTTATAAATTACGATTGGATGACTGATAAAATATATGGAGATATTGAAATTAAAAATTTAAATATATCAAATTTCTCATCAGGAATCTATATGGAGGAAGCTAAAAGAGTTTCAATACATAACTGTGAATTTTGGAATAATACCCATGTAATTATAGTAAGGGGTAGTCCAGAACTCTATACTTATTTGAATACTTTTGGACCTAATCAATCATCTAGAGTAAATTCTGACCCATTATGTTCTCCAAAAGCTGTTTATGAATATAAGGGAAAGGAACACACCTACAGACTTGGAAATTACTATATACCTGCTCTTGACTTAAAAGATACAGATAATGATGGAGTTTTAAACGGTGTTATGTTATCTAATGAGTGGGATGGATATGACCCATACCCGCTAAAAGAAGCTCCTAGTAATTACGTTATTAAAGAATTATATTACCCTACAGTTGAAAATCTTCCATCATACGCAAACCCCGTAATAGTTGACATCTTTGCATTAGCAGATGAGCCAGAATACTATATGGGTAAAGTTAGACCAGAACCAACACCTGAACCAGAACCAACACCAAATGGTGGAAGTGGAAAAGGAACAATTGTTAAAGAACAAGAAAAACAAGGTACTAGGGAAGGATTCGGCTCACAAAACATTAGGGATAGAGTTACATTATCAAATGTAATTGCTGATGACCCATTAGATGCAGATTTAGCAAGAAAACAGTTAAAAGATAATGTAATCGGTTCTGAAGACGATATGTCATTAAATGAAGATGCGGTTATTATCGGAGGGCCGGTTTCAAACGCATTTGCTAATAAATACAACCATATGTTTGAAAAACCTGTTACTAATGACTACCCTGGAGAAAATACGGGAGTTATTCAAGTTCTTAGGATACAAGAAGAAGCAGGCGGTATTGTTCAAACGCATTATATAGTATATATTGCAGGTTCCGATAGATATGGAACACAAGCTGCAGTTGAATACTTTAAAACACTTACGGAATTGCCTGATGAACCTATTTTAGTTAAATGGGTGGATGGTAAGCCAGTGCTAGTGGAATAACCTTTTGATGAAACTTTTTTAAAAGTTTCGGGTGGATGGTAAGCCAGTGCTAGTGGAATAAATTATAAAATAATATTTCTCTTTTTTTATTTTAGTTTTATTTTTACAATTCATTTAAAATTTAAAACAACTATTTTATAAAATAATATTAAAACAATAAATTAAATAGTAATAAAATCTATTTTAATCTACAGTAGTATATACAATTTAAAATTTATTGATAAAGTTTATAAGAGTATAATCTCAATTGGTGGAATTTTGATAAAAAAGAAACATCTTGAAATGGTATTGGATAATTTAAAAGCTCACCCTAATCCAAAAGTAGAATTAGAACAATATTCTACAGAGGGGAATCTTGCAAGTGAATTATTAATGTTTGCTAGAGACGATATAAAAAACAATATCGTGGTTGAATTGGGTTGCGGAACTGGGCGATTTTCAATCGGTTCGCTATTACTTGGCGCCAAAAGTGCCTATGGAATAGATATTGACAAAGAATCGGTTGAAACTGCAAAATATAATTTAGGAAATATTATGGAAATATTAGAAAAATTTAATTTAAAATACGTAATCGAAAATTTAGATAAAAACAAGGATGAAAATGGAGTTAATGACATAAATGAACTCTGTAAATTTGAAACAATAGATATAAAAGAATTTTCAAAAGAAAAAATATTTGAAACTTTTGAAATTGAAAATATGGTGCACCTCAAAGGTGATGAAAAAATTATTGTTATTCAAAATCCACCCTTTGGGGCTCAAACGACTAATAAATTCGCCGATAGAGCTTTCCTTGAAAAAGCTTTGGAAGTTGGAGACGTAGTTTATACGATACACAATACTCCGTCTCGAGAATTTATAAAAAAGTACGTTGCGGATAACGAAAGGAATATAACCCATATATTTCAGGCTTATTTCAGAATTCCGGCTATTTACGAATTCCATAAGAAAAAGTTTGTCAATGTGCCCGTTGATATCTATAGAATTGAATAAATAGCATCCTCAATTAAGTACAATATTAAAATTAAACATACTTTATTTTAGAATATAATTATTTTAGAATATATTATATATTAGATTTTACAAATAGTTTTTATAATTTTTAAGGCTTGAATTTAGAAATTAAAATACATGCTAATAAGTTAAAAATAATTTAAAAATAATTTAAAGATGATGATTGATAGTGATTATATATGCTAAAAGGAATAATTAAGGGCGAAATCGAGAAAAAAACCATAACGCAAATTTATGGACCTCCAGGAAGTGGTAAAACCAACATATGTATTATTGCTATGATAAAATATGCTAAAAATAATCAAAAAGTAATATACATGGATACAGAAGGTAGTTTATCCACAGAAAGAGTTAAACAGATATGCCCTCAAGATAGTGACGGTATTTTCAAAAATACACTACTTTGCGAACCTTACACTTTTGAAGAACAGTGTAACATTATTGAAAGTCTAGAATCGGTTGAAAATATCGGTTTGATAATTGTTGACGGAATTTCATCATTATATAGGCTAGAGCTATCAAACAATGTATTCCATAATACCGAATTAAACCGTAATTTGGCTAAACAAATACATATATTAAATAAAATTGCTAAAAAAAACGATACTGCCGTACTTTTAACTAACCAAGCGAAAGATAGCGTAAATTATAAAATTTCAGATACGGATTACAATAATAAAGATTCTAGTGAAAATGAAGGAAAAAATCACAATTTTAGAAATTCTAAAGTTAAAAATTCGTTTGATGATAGTTTTGAACCTACAGGGGGCAAATTATTAGCATACTGGAGTAAATCAATACTAAAATTGGAAAAGTTTAAAAATTTTAGAAGATTAACACTTGAAAAACATAGATTCCATAAAGATGGTGAATATATTGATTTTCAGATTGTTCAGCAGGGTTTAAAAGAGTTAACTGGCTTTAATGAATCAGAAAAGTTTAAAAATTCTAAGAACGAATTAAATAATATAACAAATGGTATAAAAGATATAAAAGATATAAAAGAATAAAAGAATAAAGAACGATATAAGCTGATATAAAATATATAACTATACGTTAATCGTTATCAAAGGGAAATCATGGAAGTTACTGGGAAAACTCTTGAAATCATGGAAGCTATCGAAGGTATATGTACTACAAAAGAAGTAGCGGAAAAATTAGAAACCCACCCTAAAAATATTGACCGGCATATTCGAGTATTAAGGGATTTAGGACTTGTAGAAACACGTAAGGGTAAATTTGGAGGTATTTGCCTTACAAATGAAGGAAAATACTTATTGAAGAAAAAACATATAAATCTAATAAGTATAAAGGTTAGAATTGTTGCAAATGACAAAATCGGATTATTGGCAGAAATTACGTCAACAATTTCTGGAAAAGGTGGCAATATCTTAGCTACTACCTTGGAGAAGGAAGATGAAAGAGTCGTAGTTTGGTTAAGTCTCGAAAATCTAGATTTTGATGATTTGAAGAAAATATTAAAAGATAAAGTTATAAAGGTGTCGCTAGTATGATTGAGGTAGAAATAAAAGTTTCTCTTGAAAACAAAGATATTGAAAAGATAATAGCTGATTTAAAGGATATAGGATTCAAAAAATCAGGTATTAAGGAACAAATAGACGTTTATTATAATGGAATAGATAGAGATTTTAGAGAAACTGATGAAGCTCTTAGAATTAGACGTTCTGCTAATTTAAACGAGGATTTATCAGTAATTAATGAAAATACCTACGTGACATATAAAGGTAAAAAATTAGATAAGATTTCAAAAACACGTGTAGAGCACGAAACTGCGGTTGAAGATATCGATACGATGGACAACATTTTTAAAAGTTTAGGGTTTAAAAGCGTAGAACCAGTTCGTAAAGTTAGAAAATTGCTTAGAAAAGTAATTGGTGCGACAGAAGATGAATATATAGAAGCTTCCATAGATAAAGTTGATAATGTCGGACAATATTTAGAATTGGAGATTACTGTGGAAAGTTTTGAGCAAAAAGATGAAGCACTTGGAAAATTATTTTCAGTTTTGGAAGAAATTGGAATTGATAAAAATAATCTTGAATTAAAATCTTACTTGGAATTAAGGGACGAAAAATTAGGAATTAATTAATTAATTAATAAATTGCTTAATAATACGTACCAAATACGTAATATAAAATTAATTCTTTAAGTTTAACTAATTAATTGCCTAAATAAGTCAGTTAACTACGGTTAATTCGATAAAAATCGATATAATAAACTATATATATAAAAAACTTTAAATATTAACTAATTAAATTAAAATGTGACTTAAACCCATATAAAATTAAATAAATTTAGAATCAAGTAAACTTTATTTGGAGAGGATATTGTGGATAGCAGGAAGTTAGTTGCCATAATCGTTGGATTAGCGATGATAGGCTCGACAATACCGTTATTTTTAATGAATTTTTAATAAAATTCTACAGTACTTATTTGGTATACATATAGAGTATATATGGAGCTATATACCATCCATTGGGAATATAGGGGAAAATAAGATAGTGTATATTTAAAAAATGGCAACATATTGTATTTTATATACTATCTAAACTTTTTTGATTAAATTTTAATTATTTGTTTATCTATTTGATTGATTATAAAAACGTTAAAATATGATAATATAAATAATTATATGTTATAGAATATCTTTTATAAAATTTATATGTTAAAAGAGGGATAATATCAAATTAATATCTTGGAATGTCAATGGAATTAAAGCAATATTACAAAAAGGGTTTGTTGAGTTTATAAAAAACAAAAATCCTGACGTAGTATGCCTACAAGAAATTAAAACAAACACTCCATCTCAAATTCTTGATTTATCAGAATATAAACAATATTGGAATACTGCTTCTAAAAAGGGTTATTCAGGAACTGCAATATTTACAAAGGAAAAGCCTGAAAATATTACATATGGAATGAATAATTTTCCAGATGATGAAGGTAGGGTCATTACTGCAGAATACGAGAATTATTATCTTGTAAATGTATATACGCCAAATTCTCAGCGTGGTTTAACCAGATTAGAATACCGTATATCGTGGGATTCCAAATTTTTGGAGTATTTAAATAGTTTAAATGAAAATAAACCAGTTGTATTTTGCGGAGACTTAAATGTAGCGCATAAAGAAATTGATTTGAGAAATCCTAAAACGAACAAAAAACATGCCGGATTTACTGAAGAAGAAAGAATGGGTTTTGATAAATACGTTGAAAATAATTACGTAGACACATTTAGAATATTTAATAAAGAGCCTGACAACTACACCTGGTGGTCTTACATGCACAATGCGAGGGCTAAAAACATTGGTTGGCGTATAGATTACTTTTGTACGTCCGATTCACTTGTTGATTACGTAAAAAACTCTATAATTATGGATGAAATTTATGGTTCCGACCATTGCCCCATACAGTTAGAATTGGATTGTTAAGAATTAAAAAAGTTAAATGATTAAAATAAAGTATTAAATTAATTTAAATTAATTTAATATCTATTAAATAATTACTTAATAGATATTTACTAGTTATTTAATAGATATTCAATATTAAATTATTCAATTGTTATTTTTTCAATAATTACATCTTCTACTGGCCAGTCTTGGAAGTAGCTTTTAGTTCCTGTTTTAACTTTTGCTATTTCGTCTAAAACTTCGAAACCTTCGGTTAATTCTGCAAATACTGCGTAACCATAGTTCATATCATTTTTGTAATCTAAAAATGAATTGTCAATGTGGTTTATGAAAAATTGGCTTGTAGCTGAATCTACAGCGTTTGTTCTAGCCATTGCTAAAGTTCCTCTTTTGTTAGATAAACCGTTCTTAGCTTCGTTTTTAATTGGAGCTTGTGTTTCTTTTTGAACCCCATCTTTTGTAAAACCTCCACCTTGAATCATGAATCCGTTTATAACTCTATGAAAAATAGTATTGTCGTAAAATCCTTCTTCAGCATATTTTTTAAAGTTTTCTACGGTTATAGGTGCTTCTTTTTCGAATAAATTTACTTTCATTGTACCTTTGTTTGTAACGATTGTTGCAATCAAAATTTCACCAGTTTAATTATACTCTATTATTTTATTATGCTATTTTATTATGCTATTTTATTATAGTATATTATAATATAGTATTGTTTTATTATGTTATTTTATTATATTATTAGTTTATTTTATTATTTTATATAATATTTGTTTAGTATATTATTATTTTCTAATATTTCATCATTTTATAAAATTGTTTTTATTTATAAACTATTATCCAACTTACAATGTACTATAATTAGATACCATACTATATAAAGAAGTATTGCATTTAAATTTTATCAATACGATAAAATGACCTTTGATGTAGGTCATATATATAGATACTGGACTTGTCCCATATGAAAAGTATATAATAGGATAATAGACATATTATATAATATACAGTTAATAAATAATTTGAGGGGTGCAAATATGAAAGAACTGTATGAGAAGATGGTAAATGAAGCGATGGCTGCTCAATGGGCAGATGTTGAAGTTATAAAAGCCAAAAGAGGTACAGAGTACAAATTAACAGATGGTAAGCCATACGTTGACGCAGTTCAAAAAATGGAGGCAATTGGTGACCAATGTAAAGAAGTAATTGATTTACACAAAAATTCAGTGCAAACTCATTACGATACATTGTGTGATTTAACAGATACGGTACGTCCAGAAGACGACCCATTTGTAGAACACTACCAGACTCCCGCTATATTGGAAATACTTTATAATGAAGACCCTAAATTTAGAGAAGCCGTTGAAAAATTTATAGACGCGGTTGAAAAGAACCGTGCATTAATTGGAAAAGAAGTAGTAAGAAGATACGGCGGATTTTATGGACCTACTTGTGTAGTTGATTTTGCACTTATACCTGGAAGTACCAGTAATGTTGTAAATCAAATACTTAGGAAAACAGATATTCCTGAACATTACAAGCAAGCTATATTAGCTTCCAAATCTTGGGGTATGAATACATCATACGGGATAGGAGATAAATTTGCCCACGCGGTAGAGGATGGATTAACACTTAATGAAGCTATGGATAAAGAAATAGATACCATAAAGATGATTTATGATACACCAATACAAGCACAAACTAAATTAATGGAAGAAGCGGGACATACAAGCTTTGATGTATTTAAATATATGCAAGACTACAAGAAAAAAATGGATGGCACAGTTAAAAAAGCTTTAGATGCTGAAGTAAACTATGGAAACATTGTTACAGTACCTGCTTACTGCGTAGGGGATATTTCTCACCACATTGCACAATCTACATACAATATGTGTAAAGATGATGTAATAATGGCAGTAATAGAAGCTACATCTAAAGTAATGGACAATACATTGCGAAATAACTTAGATAAGTTCAAAACAGAGTTTGATGTATTATCTTTAGCAACCGGCTCCACGGCTGCTGCTGTTGAATATATATTAGAACTTGACGGATTTAATGCTCCAACAGTTGTAGAATTACTTACACAAAGATTCCATAACTATGTACAATTATACCCAAAAAGAGGGGCTGCTGCAGAATTGCACAACCACGACTTTATGGACATGGTATATAGAGGTTGGAAAACACTTGATAAAGCTAGAAGAATGAAGAATGGTTCAGGAGCTAAATTGGTACCAATGGTTAATGATATGCCAGTAGATTTAGACCCAATTGCGGAAAATGAAGTTTTAATGAACCCACAAAGATACGCATATCCTGCCTGTGCTATAACAGTTAGATTCTCATCATTAATGAGATTAGCAGATTACCCTTGTTTATTAACAAGTGAGCCAGTTACTGCCACAATGATGACAAACGTAATTGCTTTACACAAAAATAACCCAGGAGCGCCTGCTAGAGTATGTAAAAAATGTGCTTCATCCTGTTTAGTAGACTTCAGACACGAATACTGTCAATGGAGAGAATCAGTTTAAATCATGAATAGCTAATAAAAAATAAAATAAAATAAAATAAGGAATAAATTAAAATAGATTAAAATAAAATAACTTAGAATACAATACTAAATTAAATATTTTCATACCAACTCTAATTTTTTATCGGTTGTTTAACTAAGCTTTATAATAAATTTTAGGTAACTTTAATATAGATGATAAATGTAATAGTTACATATCTAATAGATTAATATACTTAGTATATCTAATAGATAATAAATTCTATAAATTCTATAATGTTTGAAATAACTGATAAATTATATTTTGATTTTTTAGTAGCATAAAAGGGTGTTATTATGAGCATTGTTAAAAAATCTATTGCAGAATTGGTTGGAACTTGCTTTTTAGTGTTTTTTGGTACAGGTTCTGCAATTATGGCACTATTAATATCGAGTGATTTAGGTACAACAGGTATCGGAATACTCGGTGGAATTGGAGAATGGCTGGCGATTGGTATGGCATTTGGTTTGGCGATAGCGGCTTCGATTTACGCCGTTGGTGCTGTTTCAGGTGCACATTTAAATCCAGCTGTTACAATAGCCTTGTGGGCAGTTAAGGAATTTGAGACAAAAGATGTTATACCATACATTTTAGCACAGTTAACAGGTGCTACACTTGGTTCGATACTTTTAATCGGCTGTATAGGTGCTTCGGCAGCTACTATCGGTGGTTTGGGTGCTACGGCTCCTTCAGCAGGATTTACTTATATGCAAGCTATGCTTGCTGAAATAGTTGGTACATTCCTATTGATGATAACCATAATGGGTGTAGCGGTTGATAAAAAAGCTCCAAACAAATTTGCAGGACTTGTAATCGGTTTAGCAGTTGCAGGAATTATTATCACCATAGGTGGTATTTCAGGAGCTTCAATTAACCCAGCAAGGACTTTTGGACCTTACTTAATGGATATGTTCTACGGGATTAATTTATGGGTATACTACCCAATCTACGTTATTGGTCCAATATTGGGGGCATTAATCGGTGCTTTCATTTATAAATACATAAGGGAAGAATAAATATAAAAAGCTTAAAAAAGTATTTAAAAAATAAATATTCCTATTTTTACATTTTTTTAAAATAAGTTTAATTTAAAAGATTATTTAAAAAGTTTAATTTAAAAATTAAAAAAAATTGATATTTATTAATATTTATTAATATTTATTATTATTATTATTTATTCATTATCTAAGCAAATAGATGATATTTTCTTCAATTTCATCCTTAGGTTTTTGCGTTATACTTGACAAACCTTCTGCAAATACCATTGCATATTTCATAACGTATTTTCTCTTTTGCTCTTCTTCTTTAGCTTTTCTGATTCTTGAAATGTAG includes:
- the cyaB gene encoding class IV adenylate cyclase gives rise to the protein MIEVEIKVSLENKDIEKIIADLKDIGFKKSGIKEQIDVYYNGIDRDFRETDEALRIRRSANLNEDLSVINENTYVTYKGKKLDKISKTRVEHETAVEDIDTMDNIFKSLGFKSVEPVRKVRKLLRKVIGATEDEYIEASIDKVDNVGQYLELEITVESFEQKDEALGKLFSVLEEIGIDKNNLELKSYLELRDEKLGIN
- a CDS encoding AAA family ATPase, whose product is MLKGIIKGEIEKKTITQIYGPPGSGKTNICIIAMIKYAKNNQKVIYMDTEGSLSTERVKQICPQDSDGIFKNTLLCEPYTFEEQCNIIESLESVENIGLIIVDGISSLYRLELSNNVFHNTELNRNLAKQIHILNKIAKKNDTAVLLTNQAKDSVNYKISDTDYNNKDSSENEGKNHNFRNSKVKNSFDDSFEPTGGKLLAYWSKSILKLEKFKNFRRLTLEKHRFHKDGEYIDFQIVQQGLKELTGFNESEKFKNSKNELNNITNGIKDIKDIKE
- a CDS encoding peptidylprolyl isomerase; its protein translation is MIATIVTNKGTMKVNLFEKEAPITVENFKKYAEEGFYDNTIFHRVINGFMIQGGGFTKDGVQKETQAPIKNEAKNGLSNKRGTLAMARTNAVDSATSQFFINHIDNSFLDYKNDMNYGYAVFAELTEGFEVLDEIAKVKTGTKSYFQDWPVEDVIIEKITIE
- a CDS encoding MIP/aquaporin family protein; translation: MSIVKKSIAELVGTCFLVFFGTGSAIMALLISSDLGTTGIGILGGIGEWLAIGMAFGLAIAASIYAVGAVSGAHLNPAVTIALWAVKEFETKDVIPYILAQLTGATLGSILLIGCIGASAATIGGLGATAPSAGFTYMQAMLAEIVGTFLLMITIMGVAVDKKAPNKFAGLVIGLAVAGIIITIGGISGASINPARTFGPYLMDMFYGINLWVYYPIYVIGPILGALIGAFIYKYIREE
- a CDS encoding Rrf2 family transcriptional regulator codes for the protein MEVTGKTLEIMEAIEGICTTKEVAEKLETHPKNIDRHIRVLRDLGLVETRKGKFGGICLTNEGKYLLKKKHINLISIKVRIVANDKIGLLAEITSTISGKGGNILATTLEKEDERVVVWLSLENLDFDDLKKILKDKVIKVSLV
- a CDS encoding DUF2193 domain-containing protein, translated to MKELYEKMVNEAMAAQWADVEVIKAKRGTEYKLTDGKPYVDAVQKMEAIGDQCKEVIDLHKNSVQTHYDTLCDLTDTVRPEDDPFVEHYQTPAILEILYNEDPKFREAVEKFIDAVEKNRALIGKEVVRRYGGFYGPTCVVDFALIPGSTSNVVNQILRKTDIPEHYKQAILASKSWGMNTSYGIGDKFAHAVEDGLTLNEAMDKEIDTIKMIYDTPIQAQTKLMEEAGHTSFDVFKYMQDYKKKMDGTVKKALDAEVNYGNIVTVPAYCVGDISHHIAQSTYNMCKDDVIMAVIEATSKVMDNTLRNNLDKFKTEFDVLSLATGSTAAAVEYILELDGFNAPTVVELLTQRFHNYVQLYPKRGAAAELHNHDFMDMVYRGWKTLDKARRMKNGSGAKLVPMVNDMPVDLDPIAENEVLMNPQRYAYPACAITVRFSSLMRLADYPCLLTSEPVTATMMTNVIALHKNNPGAPARVCKKCASSCLVDFRHEYCQWRESV
- a CDS encoding right-handed parallel beta-helix repeat-containing protein, with translation MKKDSKYLLYLILFLSLIFCINTCSAVGHTYIHVYNETNDTVLTESYELGAYEIFGLINSSNLVIDGQNNTITATNETAKAFVSLDADYDFTNVTIKNIIINNFTQVNELYYIDNLTLENVRFENCTDAFANFYSKNLTIKNCEIINCTNGLFLIGSSDITIDGCYLNTTFAGIYQIGKINNTIIENCIFETCGSGIRDNTMSGISFNNTYRNNTFNNIVMYCVDLYNSEELIFENCVFERCAYTFDIANSNKITLENCEFNKCMYGIELQNVNDSLVTNCTFNDTGTGIRHVDSGNNTVFENCVFLNGQYGIYNAGSGDYYINNTYRSNLFKGIEDSGIEYQHYKLFENCTVENNKFENCMEYGICMEGDNNSQNLITNNTFNDIIYDEPEECDLGIAISVDCELLLDSEFSNNNIENCSHTGIIICTGDLNNTTVFQNNISHCNKVGIGIYTGDLNNTTVFQNNISHCEHGLESDCIGLYIYLNKFENNWQHIAPGTVSTNYIHSPVMTYSYNGKTYTGRLGNYYGEDLGEEENGIYVKPYGDISMTVH
- a CDS encoding exodeoxyribonuclease III — protein: MKLISWNVNGIKAILQKGFVEFIKNKNPDVVCLQEIKTNTPSQILDLSEYKQYWNTASKKGYSGTAIFTKEKPENITYGMNNFPDDEGRVITAEYENYYLVNVYTPNSQRGLTRLEYRISWDSKFLEYLNSLNENKPVVFCGDLNVAHKEIDLRNPKTNKKHAGFTEEERMGFDKYVENNYVDTFRIFNKEPDNYTWWSYMHNARAKNIGWRIDYFCTSDSLVDYVKNSIIMDEIYGSDHCPIQLELDC
- a CDS encoding METTL5 family protein — encoded protein: MKKKHLEMVLDNLKAHPNPKVELEQYSTEGNLASELLMFARDDIKNNIVVELGCGTGRFSIGSLLLGAKSAYGIDIDKESVETAKYNLGNIMEILEKFNLKYVIENLDKNKDENGVNDINELCKFETIDIKEFSKEKIFETFEIENMVHLKGDEKIIVIQNPPFGAQTTNKFADRAFLEKALEVGDVVYTIHNTPSREFIKKYVADNERNITHIFQAYFRIPAIYEFHKKKFVNVPVDIYRIE